A single window of Modestobacter italicus DNA harbors:
- a CDS encoding NDMA-dependent alcohol dehydrogenase — protein MKTHGAVLRGPGDWEVVELEVLDPAPGQVLVEMAYAGLCHSDEHLRFESQRYPIVGGHEGAGTVLAVGEGVRTVQPGDHVVTSFLPACGHCRWCASGRSNLCDLGATIGTGQLPDGTWPFRLDGAEVGGFCMVGAFAQHSLLSEFSCVKIEPHLPLDVAALMACSVPTGWGSAVNAGPVRQGDVVVVVGTGGVGCNAVQGAAMAGAAQVVAVDPVEFRREFARTLGATHAVAGTEEAASLARELSRGTGADVVVLATGTTSPEVTAGAYRCLGKGGTLVLTGLADHTMDTTVALPGNITTVFEQRVQGALYGMCNAYRDVPRLLRLYEQGALKVEELITRRYSLDEVNQGYQDQRDGTIIRGMLQHQH, from the coding sequence ATGAAGACGCACGGAGCTGTGCTGCGCGGGCCCGGCGACTGGGAGGTCGTCGAGCTGGAGGTCCTGGACCCGGCACCGGGCCAGGTGCTGGTCGAGATGGCCTACGCCGGGCTGTGCCACTCCGACGAGCACCTGCGCTTCGAGAGCCAGCGGTACCCGATCGTCGGCGGGCACGAGGGGGCCGGCACGGTGCTGGCCGTGGGCGAGGGCGTCCGGACGGTGCAGCCCGGCGACCACGTCGTCACCTCCTTCCTGCCTGCGTGCGGGCACTGCCGGTGGTGCGCCTCGGGCCGGTCCAACCTCTGCGACCTGGGCGCGACCATCGGCACCGGCCAGCTGCCCGACGGCACCTGGCCCTTCCGGCTGGACGGCGCGGAGGTCGGGGGCTTCTGCATGGTCGGGGCCTTCGCCCAGCACTCGCTGCTGTCGGAGTTCTCCTGCGTGAAGATCGAGCCCCACCTGCCGCTGGACGTCGCCGCGCTGATGGCCTGCAGCGTGCCGACCGGCTGGGGCTCGGCGGTCAACGCCGGCCCGGTGCGGCAGGGCGACGTCGTGGTCGTCGTCGGCACCGGCGGGGTGGGCTGCAACGCGGTCCAGGGCGCGGCGATGGCCGGCGCCGCGCAGGTGGTCGCCGTCGACCCGGTCGAGTTCCGCCGCGAGTTCGCCCGCACGCTGGGTGCCACCCACGCGGTGGCCGGCACCGAGGAGGCCGCGTCGCTGGCCAGGGAGCTGTCCCGGGGCACCGGGGCGGACGTCGTGGTGCTGGCCACCGGCACCACCAGCCCGGAGGTCACCGCCGGTGCGTACCGCTGCCTGGGCAAGGGCGGCACGCTGGTGCTCACCGGGCTGGCCGACCACACGATGGACACCACGGTCGCGCTGCCGGGCAACATCACCACCGTCTTCGAGCAGCGGGTCCAGGGCGCGCTGTACGGCATGTGCAACGCCTACCGCGACGTCCCCCGGCTGCTCCGGCTCTACGAGCAGGGGGCGCTCAAGGTCGAGGAGCTCATCACCCGGCGGTACTCCCTCGACGAGGTCAACCAGGGCTACCAGGACCAGCGCGACGGCACGATCATCCGCGGCATGCTCCAGCACCAGCACTGA
- a CDS encoding NUDIX domain-containing protein, which produces MLHRSPTDGWTTCALGHRHWGLAGAAGLLLHRVGASGIEVLLQLRVGWSHHGGTWGTPGGALHPAESAVDGALREAGEELGLRRSDVVLGAESVDDHGGWSYTTVLATPAGDLEPDALALNEESVGVDWWPLTALPELHPGFSASLPTLRPLLA; this is translated from the coding sequence ATGCTGCACCGCTCGCCCACCGACGGCTGGACCACCTGCGCGCTCGGCCACCGGCACTGGGGGCTGGCCGGCGCCGCGGGCCTGCTGCTGCACCGGGTCGGCGCCTCCGGGATCGAGGTGCTGCTGCAGCTGCGGGTCGGCTGGTCGCACCACGGCGGCACCTGGGGCACCCCGGGTGGTGCGCTGCACCCGGCCGAGTCGGCGGTCGACGGTGCGCTGCGGGAGGCGGGGGAGGAGCTGGGGCTGCGCCGGTCGGACGTCGTCCTGGGCGCCGAGTCCGTCGACGACCACGGCGGCTGGAGCTACACCACCGTGCTCGCCACCCCCGCCGGCGACCTGGAGCCGGACGCCCTCGCGCTCAACGAGGAGAGCGTCGGCGTCGACTGGTGGCCGCTGACCGCGCTGCCCGAGCTGCACCCCGGCTTCTCCGCCTCCCTCCCCACCCTCCGCCCGCTCCTCGCCTGA
- a CDS encoding TetR/AcrR family transcriptional regulator, giving the protein MTADNGGRRERRKAQTRAAVRETAQRLFAERGFDAVTIADIATASDVAVQTVFNHFETKEALFFDERTPWVEQSAAAVTGRPPGTDPVRALRDYLESDLVRVLDRESRPENRGYVEALEASTSLQARERTLVEQAGERVTVALSTAIARGEWSAAPATDPATARVLSRLVADLFMVAGRALVLENRRLVLMGQPDGLDLSAARKATAGTLTELERSARGLAGRLLDPAGDLSVEESPAPGR; this is encoded by the coding sequence GTGACCGCGGACAACGGAGGCCGCCGCGAGCGCCGCAAGGCGCAGACCCGGGCGGCCGTGCGCGAAACGGCGCAGCGGCTGTTCGCCGAGCGCGGGTTCGACGCGGTCACCATCGCCGACATCGCCACGGCCTCCGACGTCGCCGTCCAGACGGTGTTCAACCACTTCGAGACCAAGGAGGCGCTCTTCTTCGACGAGCGCACGCCGTGGGTCGAGCAGTCGGCCGCGGCCGTCACCGGGCGCCCACCCGGCACCGACCCGGTGCGCGCGCTGCGGGACTACCTGGAGAGCGACCTCGTCCGGGTGCTGGACCGGGAGTCGCGACCGGAGAACCGCGGCTACGTCGAGGCGCTGGAGGCCTCGACGTCGCTGCAGGCGCGGGAGCGGACCCTGGTCGAGCAGGCCGGCGAGCGGGTCACCGTGGCGCTCAGCACGGCGATCGCGCGGGGCGAGTGGTCGGCCGCGCCGGCGACCGACCCGGCCACGGCACGCGTGCTGAGCCGACTCGTCGCCGACCTGTTCATGGTCGCCGGCCGGGCGCTGGTGCTGGAGAACCGCCGGCTGGTGCTGATGGGCCAGCCGGACGGCCTCGACCTCTCCGCGGCCCGGAAGGCCACGGCCGGCACGCTGACCGAGCTGGAACGGTCCGCCCGCGGGCTGGCCGGACGGCTGCTCGACCCGGCCGGCGACCTCAGCGTCGAGGAGTCGCCCGCTCCGGGTCGGTGA
- a CDS encoding endonuclease/exonuclease/phosphatase family protein, producing the protein MDLRIGTLNLASGRTSEGRAGDAASLSAALADVDVDVLAVQEVDVDQPRSGGVDQPAAVAAALGATDWRFAAAVAGTPSPFRSWTPVDPPVLRGSWETLTGPHYGIALVSRLPVHRWSVLALGAGRARLPLQAPDPRTGKTRLWWFPDEPRLAIAAELDGCTVISTHLSFAPHTAVRQLVRLRRWAADLPGPVLVAGDLNLIGPLPARVFGGQRLVSEPTYPSPAPRVQFDHVLGPATVQAARPEVRQLGLGDHRLATVTVTTT; encoded by the coding sequence GTGGACCTGCGGATCGGCACGCTCAACCTCGCTTCCGGCCGGACCTCGGAGGGCCGCGCCGGTGACGCGGCCTCGCTGTCCGCCGCCCTCGCCGACGTCGACGTCGACGTCCTCGCCGTCCAGGAGGTGGACGTCGACCAGCCCCGCTCCGGCGGGGTGGACCAGCCCGCCGCCGTGGCCGCGGCGCTGGGCGCGACCGACTGGCGGTTCGCCGCGGCCGTCGCCGGCACCCCCAGCCCCTTCCGCAGCTGGACGCCGGTCGACCCGCCGGTGCTGCGCGGGTCGTGGGAGACGCTGACCGGCCCGCACTACGGGATCGCGCTGGTCAGCCGGCTGCCGGTGCACCGCTGGTCGGTGCTCGCGCTGGGCGCCGGGCGGGCGCGGCTGCCGCTGCAGGCGCCCGATCCCCGGACCGGGAAGACCCGGCTGTGGTGGTTCCCCGACGAGCCGCGGCTGGCGATCGCCGCCGAGCTCGACGGGTGCACCGTCATCTCCACGCACCTGTCCTTCGCCCCGCACACCGCTGTCCGGCAGCTGGTCCGGCTGCGGCGCTGGGCGGCCGACCTGCCCGGCCCGGTGCTGGTGGCCGGCGACCTGAACCTGATCGGGCCGCTGCCGGCGCGGGTCTTCGGCGGGCAGCGGCTGGTCAGCGAACCGACCTACCCCTCCCCTGCGCCCCGGGTGCAGTTCGACCACGTGCTGGGCCCCGCCACGGTGCAGGCCGCCCGCCCGGAAGTGCGCCAGCTCGGGCTCGGCGACCACCGCCTGGCCACCGTGACGGTCACGACCACCTGA
- a CDS encoding EAL domain-containing protein codes for MRLLTAPVLQQVQLRYEVLGDAGTGRRVGLQADVVWVHPTWGELPADDAWSAAGRAGLQGVLRRWLLTQACRDAAAFPGTVVVGVRLPVGLVAAGTFADDVADALAAGGLPPERLVLSVSEELLRHEPASVLPALGAVQATGVRVALPGARTPDVLAGGLTAAQAAALLAPQPA; via the coding sequence ATGAGGCTCCTGACCGCTCCCGTGCTCCAGCAGGTCCAGCTCCGCTACGAGGTGCTCGGCGACGCCGGCACCGGGCGGCGGGTCGGGCTGCAGGCCGACGTCGTCTGGGTGCACCCCACCTGGGGTGAGCTCCCGGCCGACGACGCCTGGTCCGCGGCCGGTCGGGCCGGGCTGCAGGGCGTGCTGCGGCGGTGGCTGCTGACGCAGGCCTGCCGGGACGCCGCCGCGTTCCCCGGCACGGTCGTCGTCGGCGTCCGGCTGCCGGTCGGGCTGGTCGCGGCCGGGACCTTCGCCGACGACGTGGCCGACGCGCTGGCCGCCGGCGGCCTGCCGCCGGAGCGGCTGGTGCTCTCCGTCTCCGAGGAGCTGCTGCGGCACGAGCCCGCGAGCGTCCTCCCGGCCCTGGGTGCGGTGCAGGCCACCGGGGTCCGCGTCGCGCTCCCCGGCGCGCGGACGCCGGACGTGCTGGCCGGTGGTCTCACCGCCGCCCAGGCCGCCGCGCTGCTCGCCCCACAGCCCGCCTGA
- a CDS encoding O-acetylhomoserine aminocarboxypropyltransferase/cysteine synthase family protein, with protein MADRTWGFRTRALHAGGAPDPTTGARAVPIYQTTSFVFDSADDAANLFALQKYGNVYSRIANPTVAALEERIASLEGGLGAVATSSGQAAEFLTFAALAGAGDHIVAASSLYGGTITQLDVTLRRFGVETTFVRGNDPADYAAAITDRTKLVFAEVVANPGSDVADIAGLAEVAHAAGVPLVVDATTATPWLCRPIEHGADIVIHSATKFLGGHGTTLGGLVVDAGTFDWGNGRFPGMTEPSDSYGGIRWWDNFGEYGFLTKLRSEQLRDVGATLAPHSAFLLLMGIETLPQRMREHVANAQRVAEWLDADERVAWVRYSGLPGHRDHALAQRYLPEGPGAVFSFGVVGGRDAGRRFIENVELCSHLANIGDARTLVIHPGSTTHGQLSVEQLETGGVSPDLIRISVGLEDVEDVLWDLDQALAAAVKDV; from the coding sequence ATGGCCGACCGCACCTGGGGGTTCCGGACGCGTGCCCTGCACGCGGGAGGGGCGCCCGACCCGACCACCGGCGCCCGCGCCGTGCCGATCTACCAGACGACGTCGTTCGTGTTCGACTCCGCCGACGACGCGGCCAACCTCTTCGCGCTGCAGAAGTACGGCAACGTCTACAGCCGGATCGCCAACCCCACGGTCGCCGCCCTCGAGGAGCGGATCGCCTCGCTGGAGGGCGGGCTGGGCGCGGTCGCGACGTCGTCCGGGCAGGCCGCGGAGTTCCTCACCTTCGCCGCCCTGGCCGGCGCCGGTGACCACATCGTCGCCGCGTCGTCGCTGTACGGCGGCACCATCACCCAGCTCGACGTCACGCTGCGCCGGTTCGGGGTGGAGACGACCTTCGTCCGCGGCAACGACCCGGCCGACTACGCCGCCGCGATCACCGACCGCACCAAGCTGGTCTTCGCCGAGGTGGTGGCCAACCCGGGCAGCGACGTCGCCGACATCGCCGGCCTTGCCGAGGTCGCCCACGCCGCCGGCGTGCCGCTGGTGGTCGACGCGACCACCGCCACCCCGTGGCTCTGCCGGCCGATCGAGCACGGTGCCGACATCGTGATCCACTCCGCCACCAAGTTCCTCGGCGGCCACGGGACGACGCTGGGCGGGCTGGTCGTCGACGCCGGCACCTTCGACTGGGGCAACGGCCGGTTCCCCGGGATGACCGAGCCGAGCGACAGCTACGGCGGCATCCGCTGGTGGGACAACTTCGGCGAGTACGGCTTCCTCACCAAGCTGCGCAGTGAGCAGCTGCGCGACGTCGGCGCCACGCTCGCCCCGCACAGCGCGTTCCTGCTGCTGATGGGCATCGAGACGCTGCCGCAGCGGATGCGCGAGCACGTGGCCAACGCCCAGCGGGTCGCCGAGTGGCTGGACGCCGACGAGCGGGTGGCCTGGGTGCGCTACTCGGGGCTGCCCGGCCACCGCGACCACGCCCTCGCCCAGCGGTACCTGCCGGAGGGCCCCGGCGCGGTGTTCAGCTTCGGCGTCGTCGGCGGCCGGGACGCCGGGCGCCGGTTCATCGAGAACGTCGAGCTGTGCAGCCACCTGGCCAACATCGGCGACGCCCGCACGCTGGTCATCCACCCGGGCTCCACCACGCACGGCCAGCTGTCGGTGGAGCAGCTGGAGACCGGCGGGGTGTCGCCGGACCTGATCCGCATCTCGGTCGGGCTGGAGGACGTCGAGGACGTGCTGTGGGACCTCGACCAGGCGCTGGCCGCGGCGGTGAAGGATGTCTGA
- a CDS encoding DUF5946 family protein: MSDADTRADTATADPAGSARPETEVCPGCGAVIVAVPGPASRVPGASASCAALFEVTVRGLREEAAQDVRTAALLQLATDAYAAQHLQDGEPAAAAVRLCLWLERGTDPLRAGELAGRVDDAAPRLHSRPARWTTTVADLAADLDVVDLPALVPSWADAVWADWGPAHPAVRAAADAVLAASR; this comes from the coding sequence GTGAGCGACGCCGACACCCGAGCCGACACCGCGACCGCCGACCCCGCCGGCTCGGCCCGCCCGGAGACCGAGGTGTGCCCGGGCTGCGGCGCGGTGATCGTCGCCGTCCCCGGTCCGGCCAGCCGTGTCCCCGGCGCGTCGGCGAGCTGCGCGGCGCTGTTCGAGGTGACCGTCCGCGGGCTGCGGGAGGAGGCGGCGCAGGACGTGCGGACCGCGGCCCTGCTGCAGCTGGCCACCGACGCCTACGCCGCCCAGCACCTCCAGGACGGCGAGCCGGCCGCAGCAGCGGTGCGGCTGTGCCTGTGGCTGGAACGCGGCACCGACCCGCTGCGCGCCGGTGAGCTGGCCGGGCGGGTGGACGACGCCGCGCCCCGGCTGCACTCCCGGCCGGCCCGCTGGACGACGACGGTGGCCGACCTGGCCGCCGACCTCGACGTGGTGGACCTGCCCGCGCTGGTCCCCTCGTGGGCCGACGCGGTGTGGGCCGACTGGGGCCCGGCGCACCCGGCCGTCCGCGCCGCGGCGGACGCCGTGCTGGCTGCGAGCCGATGA
- a CDS encoding TetR-like C-terminal domain-containing protein, producing the protein MTTTDVPQRTSGARPPGRPLSTELSGQLVAVAMDILADEGWGRLNSDRVAARARAGKAGIYRRWPTMAALARHALSTTTLVAVPEDTGSLTDDLCALLRPWTHALTREERAAASLVGAARHDEELRAGLDEALVHPLAAAVRELADREAARGRELPDERVALLGQVLQALWLQRYTSFGTAPMTTAQVEHLVGDVLLPITDPERATPRR; encoded by the coding sequence GTGACCACCACGGACGTGCCGCAGCGAACCTCCGGCGCCCGCCCCCCGGGTCGGCCGCTGTCGACCGAGCTGTCCGGCCAGTTGGTCGCAGTCGCGATGGACATCCTGGCCGACGAGGGCTGGGGCCGGCTCAACAGCGACCGGGTCGCCGCGCGCGCCCGGGCGGGCAAGGCCGGCATCTACCGCCGCTGGCCCACCATGGCCGCGCTCGCCCGGCACGCCCTGAGCACCACCACCCTCGTCGCCGTGCCCGAGGACACCGGGTCGCTGACCGACGACCTCTGCGCGCTGCTCCGGCCCTGGACGCACGCGCTGACCCGCGAGGAGCGGGCCGCCGCCAGCCTGGTGGGTGCCGCCCGGCACGACGAGGAGCTGCGGGCCGGGCTCGACGAGGCCCTGGTGCACCCGCTGGCCGCCGCGGTCCGCGAGCTCGCCGACCGGGAGGCCGCCCGCGGCCGGGAGCTGCCCGACGAGCGGGTGGCGCTGCTCGGGCAGGTGCTGCAGGCCCTGTGGTTGCAGCGCTACACCAGCTTCGGCACCGCCCCGATGACCACGGCCCAGGTGGAGCACCTGGTCGGCGACGTCCTGCTGCCGATCACCGACCCGGAGCGGGCGACTCCTCGACGCTGA
- a CDS encoding CoA-binding protein, with amino-acid sequence MSDVRTWEGPSARERQAILARTSTVAIVGASDNPARASYFVATYLLSTSPYEIWFVNPRASDILGRPVYPSLADLPGTPDVVDVFRKASDLPEVLDETLAAGARTLWLQLGLWDEDVAARAQGAGLEVVMDRCLKIEHARFAGGLHWAGFDTGVISSRRARGLPTA; translated from the coding sequence ATGTCTGACGTGCGCACCTGGGAGGGCCCCAGCGCCCGCGAGCGGCAGGCGATCCTGGCCCGGACGTCGACCGTGGCGATCGTCGGCGCCTCGGACAACCCGGCGCGGGCCAGCTACTTCGTCGCCACGTACCTGCTGTCGACGTCGCCGTACGAGATCTGGTTCGTCAACCCGCGGGCCAGCGACATCCTCGGCCGGCCGGTCTACCCCTCGCTCGCCGACCTCCCCGGCACCCCCGACGTGGTCGACGTCTTCCGCAAGGCCAGCGACCTGCCCGAGGTGCTCGACGAGACGCTCGCGGCCGGGGCCCGCACGCTGTGGCTCCAGCTGGGGTTGTGGGACGAGGACGTCGCCGCCCGCGCGCAGGGCGCCGGGCTCGAGGTCGTCATGGACCGCTGCCTGAAGATCGAGCACGCCCGGTTCGCCGGCGGCCTGCACTGGGCCGGGTTCGACACCGGGGTGATCAGCTCGCGCCGCGCCCGCGGCCTCCCCACCGCCTGA
- a CDS encoding 1,4-dihydroxy-2-naphthoyl-CoA synthase, producing the protein MSARADVSEIFDASAWEPVAGFDGLTDVTYHRAVDAGVVRIALDRPEVRNAFRPQTVDQLLAVFEHARLSTDVGCVLLTGNGPSEKDGGWAFCSGGDQRVRGRYGYEAGDGANGRLHILEVQRLIRFMPKVVVCVVPGWAAGGGHSLHVVADLTLASAEHARFKQTDADVGSFDGGFGSAYLARQVGQKFAREIFFLGEEYSAEDAHRMGMVNRVVPHAELEATALDWGRRIVAKSPTAQRMLKYSFNLIDDGLVGQQLFAGETTRLAYMAEEAVEGRDSFLEKRPADFSRFPWHA; encoded by the coding sequence GTGAGTGCACGCGCGGACGTCTCGGAGATCTTCGACGCCTCGGCCTGGGAGCCCGTCGCGGGCTTCGACGGCCTGACCGACGTCACCTACCACCGGGCCGTCGACGCCGGGGTGGTGCGGATCGCGCTGGACCGGCCCGAGGTGCGCAACGCCTTCCGCCCGCAGACGGTCGACCAGCTGCTGGCCGTCTTCGAGCACGCCCGGCTGAGCACCGACGTCGGCTGCGTGCTGCTCACCGGCAACGGCCCGAGCGAGAAGGACGGCGGCTGGGCCTTCTGCTCCGGTGGTGACCAGCGGGTGCGCGGCCGGTACGGCTACGAGGCCGGCGACGGCGCCAACGGCCGGCTGCACATCCTGGAGGTGCAGCGGCTCATTCGGTTCATGCCCAAGGTCGTCGTCTGCGTCGTCCCGGGCTGGGCGGCCGGTGGCGGGCACAGCCTGCACGTCGTCGCCGACCTCACCCTGGCCAGCGCGGAGCACGCCCGGTTCAAGCAGACCGACGCCGACGTGGGCAGCTTCGACGGCGGCTTCGGCTCGGCCTACCTCGCCCGTCAGGTCGGGCAGAAGTTCGCCCGCGAGATCTTCTTCCTCGGCGAGGAGTACTCCGCCGAGGACGCGCACCGGATGGGCATGGTCAACCGGGTGGTGCCGCACGCCGAGCTGGAGGCGACCGCGCTGGACTGGGGCCGCCGGATCGTGGCCAAGAGCCCGACCGCGCAGCGGATGCTGAAGTACTCGTTCAACCTGATCGACGACGGCCTGGTCGGCCAGCAGCTGTTCGCCGGGGAGACGACCCGGCTGGCCTACATGGCCGAGGAGGCCGTCGAGGGGCGCGACTCGTTCCTGGAGAAGCGGCCCGCCGACTTCTCCCGCTTCCCCTGGCACGCATGA
- a CDS encoding IS110 family transposase, whose translation MSMLAELVEVVIGVDTHSQTHTAAVVDARTGGVLARATVTADPDGYAELVALAEQHSGLRAWAMEGAGGYGAGLARHLAAGEEMVVELDRPKRPARRAGAKSDPIDAERAARDALARTRLAEPKTGAERAALQMRLTARRAAVEAASTGQRQLLAMVITAPEPVRARFRGQTTRAMISTAARLRPGACSGDIETVTALTVLHELAGRIRFLEAEALNHEKAIRAIVRTWRPDLLELTGVGPIVAATVLTAWSHPGRCRDDAAFAMLAGAAPIPASSGKTVRYRLNRSGDRQLNRALHTVVLSRLQRDERTRAYADRRRAEGKTDREIKRCLKRYIARELYRRLESPPATA comes from the coding sequence ATGTCCATGCTGGCAGAACTGGTCGAGGTCGTCATCGGCGTCGACACCCACAGCCAGACCCACACCGCCGCCGTCGTCGATGCGCGTACCGGTGGCGTGCTGGCCCGCGCGACGGTCACCGCCGATCCCGACGGCTACGCCGAGTTGGTCGCTCTGGCCGAGCAGCACTCGGGCTTGCGGGCCTGGGCGATGGAGGGCGCCGGTGGCTACGGCGCTGGTCTGGCCCGGCATCTGGCCGCCGGCGAGGAGATGGTCGTCGAGCTGGACCGGCCCAAGCGGCCGGCCCGGCGGGCCGGCGCCAAGTCCGATCCGATCGACGCCGAACGCGCCGCCCGCGATGCGCTGGCCCGCACCCGACTCGCCGAGCCCAAGACCGGCGCCGAGCGGGCCGCGCTGCAGATGCGCCTGACCGCCCGGCGAGCGGCTGTGGAGGCCGCCAGCACCGGTCAGCGGCAGCTGCTGGCGATGGTCATCACCGCCCCGGAGCCGGTGCGCGCCCGGTTCCGCGGGCAGACCACCCGCGCCATGATCAGCACCGCCGCCAGGCTGCGCCCAGGCGCCTGCAGTGGTGACATCGAGACGGTTACCGCGCTGACCGTGCTGCACGAGCTGGCCGGCCGCATCCGCTTCCTCGAGGCCGAAGCCCTCAACCATGAGAAGGCCATCCGCGCCATCGTGCGGACCTGGCGGCCGGACCTGCTCGAGCTGACCGGAGTCGGCCCGATCGTGGCCGCCACCGTGCTGACCGCCTGGTCCCATCCCGGCCGCTGCCGCGACGACGCCGCCTTCGCCATGCTGGCCGGCGCCGCCCCGATCCCGGCGTCTTCGGGCAAGACCGTGCGCTACCGGCTCAACCGCTCCGGGGACCGCCAGCTCAACCGCGCCCTGCACACCGTCGTCCTCAGCCGACTGCAACGCGACGAACGAACCCGCGCCTACGCCGACCGCCGCCGCGCCGAAGGCAAGACCGACCGCGAGATCAAACGCTGCCTCAAGCGCTACATCGCCCGCGAGCTCTACCGCCGCCTCGAATCACCACCGGCCACCGCTTGA
- a CDS encoding VOC family protein, with the protein MASVWVPVDDMDRARAFYRDTLGLSEQKTTEDWSEFDANGLMIGLNAREGTGHSHGGAVITFQPEGDIEAEVEELKGRGVEFSGGISDHPWGRIAPFKDTEGNDLQFYAPPSS; encoded by the coding sequence GTGGCGAGTGTGTGGGTCCCGGTCGACGACATGGACCGGGCGCGGGCGTTCTACCGGGACACCCTGGGGCTCAGCGAGCAGAAGACGACCGAGGACTGGAGCGAGTTCGACGCCAACGGCCTGATGATCGGGCTCAACGCCCGCGAGGGCACCGGCCACTCGCACGGCGGGGCCGTGATCACCTTCCAGCCCGAGGGCGACATCGAGGCCGAGGTCGAGGAGCTCAAGGGCAGGGGCGTGGAGTTCTCCGGCGGCATCAGCGACCACCCGTGGGGCCGGATCGCCCCGTTCAAGGACACCGAGGGCAACGACCTGCAGTTCTACGCACCGCCGTCGTCCTGA
- a CDS encoding HAD family hydrolase — MPEPTIAVLDVDGTLVDSNYQHALAWYRALRSLGETYPLWRIHRLIGMGGDQLVAALAGDEVEARIGDEARDRWVAEFDRLIDEVAPLPGARGLLQAIGERGHRLVLASSGKPQHVDVFVELLGARDLADAVTSSEDAEATKPAPDLLQVALQKLGASPDAASVLVGDSVWDIEAAKNAGMPAVAVRSGGFGDDELRDAGAISIHDTPADLRAALDDSPLA, encoded by the coding sequence ATGCCCGAACCCACGATCGCCGTCCTGGACGTCGACGGCACGCTCGTCGACTCGAACTACCAGCACGCCCTGGCCTGGTACCGCGCGCTGCGCTCCCTGGGCGAGACGTACCCGCTGTGGCGCATCCACCGCCTGATCGGCATGGGCGGGGACCAGCTGGTCGCCGCGCTGGCCGGGGACGAGGTCGAGGCGCGGATCGGGGACGAGGCGCGGGACCGCTGGGTGGCGGAGTTCGACCGGCTCATCGACGAGGTCGCCCCGCTGCCCGGTGCCCGTGGCCTGCTCCAGGCGATCGGGGAGCGCGGCCACCGGCTGGTGCTGGCCAGCTCGGGCAAGCCGCAGCACGTCGACGTCTTCGTGGAGCTGCTCGGCGCCCGCGACCTCGCCGACGCGGTCACCTCCAGCGAGGACGCCGAGGCCACCAAGCCGGCGCCGGACCTGCTGCAGGTGGCGCTGCAGAAGCTCGGCGCCTCCCCGGACGCCGCGAGCGTGCTGGTCGGCGACTCGGTGTGGGACATCGAGGCCGCCAAGAACGCGGGGATGCCGGCGGTCGCCGTCCGCTCCGGCGGGTTCGGGGACGACGAGCTGCGCGACGCCGGCGCGATCTCGATCCACGACACCCCGGCCGACCTGCGGGCTGCGCTGGACGACTCCCCGCTGGCCTGA